Genomic segment of Bacillota bacterium:
TCTTCCTGGGCGATGCGCATCTCCGGCGTCACGTCGACGAAGAGCGTGGGCTCGACGAAGTAGCCGCGGCCCAGGCGCTCGGCGCGCTCCCCTCCCACCAGCGGCCGTGCCCCGGCCGCGCGGCCCTCGGCCACGTAGCCCAGGACGCGCTCCAGCTGCGCCTGGCTGACCACCGGTCCCACGTCGCTGGTGGGATCGGCGCCGGGCCCCAGACCTCGCTCTTGGAGATCCCGTCCAGCCCCAGGCTCTCCACCAGCTCGTCGACCTTCCGCGTGCTGACGCCGTGGACGTACGCCTCCTGGACGACCGAGACCAGCGCCTTCTCGGCACGCCGCCGCGGCTCGAGGAGGCTGGGGAAGAACGAGCCCTTGCGGAGCTTGGGGATCTGGAGCTCCAGCGTCCCCACCCGCGTCTGGAGCAACCGCCGGCAGTGGCCGTTGCGCTGCGTCACCCGCTCGGGGCTGCGCTCGTAGCGTTCGGCGCCGATCTTCTCGCTGGCCTCGGCCTCGATCAGCGCCTGAAAGAGCCAGCGGAGGACTCGTGGATCGGATCGGGGGCGTCCTGGGCGTTGCGCAGGAGTTCCGAGAGCGAGAGACTGGTCTTAGCCACTCTGGGGTCCTTCCTTGGTTGCGGATTGGCTACCGCCAGGAAACCTCAGGGTGGCTTTCCTTGCCCAGCCAGGAACTGGCTGGCTTGCCCGGCGGCACCTCGGTCTACGCCCTCGGGTGCAGCCGGAAGGACCTCAGCTCACCCAGGACTTTTCCACCAGAACCCGGGACACAGGCGTCCTTATTCCGGTGCGCACCCGCACCGCCGCCGATCTGCGGGGAGCCTCCGCGCGCCCGAGGAAGTGGACATCCGGGAGGGTCACCGGACCTACGAGGAGCGCCTCGCCGAGAAGTTCCAGGCGGGCCGCACGGACGGGTGAGTCGGGCCGATGCCGCTCCGCGGCCTGCCGGGCAACATGGCACCCAAGGGCTACGAGGCGGTGCGAGTGGCCAAGTTTAGCCCCGAGGGCCGGATCACTCTCCCGAGCTCGACCCGATCGCCGCGCACTTGGTGCACGGCGATCGGGTCGGTCACGCCTTCGACCGTTTGGTGATCCGGAGGTGATCCAGCACGGTACCCAGGCGTCGGAGCTTGGACACGAGACCTCCGGCGGTGACAAGCCGGCGGTGCAGAGGTAACCCCTCCCTTCGGATGCAAGCTGGGGGCGCGACGTGGAAGGAAGGGCCGCTCCGCCTCCGCATCCGCGCCCCGCTGTGGAGGAACCCTGCGAGCCCTACACGGACTCCTCGACCGGTTCGGCACCCTGCTGCTGGCGAGCCTCGACCCGGCGTGCGAACCACGCGGTCACCAACGGCACGAGCACGGCCGTCACCACCACCGACGCGGCCACCTGCACCGTAGCCTGCGAGGCGATGGGCGCGTATCCGGCATAAGCGGCGGCGACCGCAGTCGGCACGGCGGCGGCGTTCCCCGCCGTCGAGGCTGCGGCGATCCCGGCCAGGCCGGTCCCTCCGGTCGCCCGGTCGAGAAGGATCAGGACGGCCCCGGTCACCACGACCACGGCCAGACCGAGCAGGACTCCGGTGATGCCCGCGGCGGCCACGTTGACGAGGTTGATGCCCGACCCCAGGGCCAAGGCGAACATCGGGATGAGGACGTCCTGCGCCTTGCTGAGGAAAGCACGCATCTCCTCGTCCAGGTTCCCGAGGACCATGCCGAGGATCAACGGCAGGATCGCGAAGACGAAGGCCTTCAGGGGGAAGCTGGCCAGGCCGGCGACGCCCAGGATCAGCATCGTGAAGAAGGGGCCGGACTCGAGCGACATGATCGAGTAGGCCGCGACGTCCTCGACCTTCTTCCCGAGCTGGCCCATCAGGGCCATGTAGAGGCCGCCGTTGGTGTCTGAGAAGGCGGCGACGATCGCCAGGGCGGAGAGGCCGAGGAGCATGTGGTTTGGATCGGGTGCCGCTGCCTTGATCAGGAAGCCGATGGCCGCAGCCGTGAGGATCTTGCCCGCCCAGAGGGCGACGCCCTTCTTCAG
This window contains:
- a CDS encoding 2-keto-3-deoxygluconate permease, which gives rise to MKIKRSIERIPGGMMIVPLLLGAVIRTLFPGLFDDPVFKSSFTGGLMTGALPLLAAFYIALGSTIRINAAGYILKKGVALWAGKILTAAAIGFLIKAAAPDPNHMLLGLSALAIVAAFSDTNGGLYMALMGQLGKKVEDVAAYSIMSLESGPFFTMLILGVAGLASFPLKAFVFAILPLILGMVLGNLDEEMRAFLSKAQDVLIPMFALALGSGINLVNVAAAGITGVLLGLAVVVVTGAVLILLDRATGGTGLAGIAAASTAGNAAAVPTAVAAAYAGYAPIASQATVQVAASVVVTAVLVPLVTAWFARRVEARQQQGAEPVEESV